CGCAGCAGCGCCTCGCGCAGGGCCGCGACGAACACACCGGTGCCGCCGATCTGCGCCAGGTGCTCGCGGGAGACGTCCCCGTACGTGGTGATCTCGACGAGCTCCACGGCGCGCCCGGTCACCTCGCGGACCGCCTCGGCCACGAGGCCGGACTGGGCCATGGCGAGCTTGGAGCGCCGGGTGCCCAGCCGGAGCGGCGCGGGGGTGCCCGCGCCCGGCGATGAGTTGTCGGTCATGACCGCCCTCTATTCGGGTCGTTCAGGTCGGCCCGGGAGACGGCGGCCACCGTCTGCGGGTCGAGGTCGAAGAGTTCGCGCAGCGCGTCCGCGTACCCGGCGCCGCCGGGCTCACTGGCCAGCTGTTTGACCCGCACGGTGGGCGCGTGCAGGAGTTTGTCGACGACGCGGCGCACGGTCTGGGTGATCTCGGCGCGCTGCTTCTCGTCCAGATCGGGGAGGCGGCCGTCCAGCCGGGCGATCTCGCCGGCGACCACGTCGGCGGCCATGGTGCGCAGGGCGACCACGGTCGGGGCGACATGAGCGGCGCGCTGGGCGGCGCCGAAGGCGGCCACCTCGTCGGACACGATGGTGCGGACCCGGTCCACATCGGCGGCCATCGGGGCGTCGGCGGACGCCTCCGCGAGCGACTCGATGTCGACGAGGCGCACACCGTCGATGCGGTGGGCGGCGCCGTCGATGTCACGCGGCATGGCGAGGTCGAGGAGGGCGAGCCTGACCGGTCCGGTGGACTGCGCGGGCAGCGTGACACGGCGCGGGGCGGAGGCGGCGGAACCGTTCTCCACCCAGGCGGCGTGCTGGTCGACGTCGGCCGGGGCCGGGACGGCCGTCACGGTCTCCGGCTCGGCGGGGGCGTCCAGGGTGACCCCGAGGGCGTCGGCCAGGGCGTCGGCGGTGAGGACGAGGCCGGTGGCGCCGGTGCAGGAGACGACGATGTCGGCACGTGTCAGTTCGTCGCCGACCACGGACATCTCGACGGCGTGCGCGCGAACGGTGGTGTCGTCGCCCTGCTGGAGGATCTCCACCAGCCGGTCGGCGCGGGAGCGGGTCCGGTTGGCGACGACGATCTCGGCGACGCCGGTACGCGCCAGGGTGGCGGCGGCCAGCGAGGACATGGAGCCGGCGCCGATCACCAGGGCGCGCTTGCCCTGGGCCCAGAGGCCCGGGTCGGCGCCGGCGGCGAGCTGCTGGAGGCCGAAGGAGACGAGCGACTGCCCGGCCCGGTCGATCCCGGTCTCGCTGTGGGCGCGCTTGCCGACCCGCAGGGCCTGCTGGAAGAGGTCGTTGAGCAGCCGTCCGGCGGTGTGCAGCTCCTGGCCGCGCGCGAGCGCGTCCTTGATCTGGCCGAGGATCTGGCCCTCGCCGACGACCATCGAGTCGAGCCCGCAGGCCACCGAGAAGAGGTGGTGGACGGCCCGGTCCTCGTAGTGCACATAGAGATACGGAGTGAGCTCGTCCAGCCCGACGCCGCTGTGCTGGGCGAGCAGGGTGGAGAGCTCGGCGACGCCCGCGTGGAACTTGTCCACGTCCGCGTACAACTCGATGCGGTTGCAGGTGGCCAGCACGGCGGCCTCGGTCGCGGGTTCCGCGGCGAGGGTGTCCTGGAGCAGCTTGGCCTGGGTGTCGGCAGCGAGGGAGGCCCGCTCCAGTACGGAGACGGGGGCGCTGCGGTGGCTCAGTCCGACGACGAGGAGGCTCATGCCGGCATCACGGCGGGCATGTCCCCGTCGGGTCCCTTCCGGCTCGCGGGCGTGGCACGCATCGGCGGGGCCTCGGGGTCCTCGCCCTCCACGGACGCGTCCTCACCGGCCTTGCGCTGCTCGTGGAACGCCAGGATCTGCAGTTCGATGGAGAGGTCGACCTTGCGTACGTCGACGCCCTCGGGCACCGAGAGAACGGTCGGCGCGAAGTTCAGGATGGAGGTCACCCCGGCGGCCACGAGCCGGTCGCAGACCTGCTGGGCGGCGCCGGGCGGGGTGGTGATCACGCCGATGGACACACCGTTGTCGCTGATGATCCGGTCCAGGTCGTCCGTGTGCTGGACGGCGATCCCGGCCACCGGCGTACCGGCCATGGCGGGGTCGGCGTCGATCAGCGCGGCGACGCGGAAGCCGCGGGAGGCGAAGCCGCCGTAGTTGGCGAGGGCCGCGCCGAGGTTGCCGATGCCGACGATGGCGACGGGCCAGTCCTGGGTGAGGCCGAGCTCACGGGAGATCTGGTAGACGAGATACTCGACGTCGTACCCGACCCCGCGGGTGCCGTAGGACCCCAGGTAGCTGAAGTCCTTGCGCAGCTTCGCGGAGTTGACCCCGGCTGCGGTGGCCAGCTCCTCGGAGGAGACCGTGGGAACGGATCGCTCGGAGAGCGCGGTGAGTGCGCGCAGATACAGCGGAAGTCGGGCGACGGTGGCCTCGGGAATTCCTCGGCTACGGGTCGCCGGTCGGTGAGTTCGGCCAGTTGCCACGGTGCTCCTGCGGGATGAGCGGGGCTGCAGGCGGCCGTATGTCCCAAGACCGCCCCGTCGAATGCAGGCTATGTCTTTGTGAACGCGTGCACAAAGATGGTGTCCGTTTTGTCCGGTCAAAGTGACCGGGGTCACGCACATCGTCCGCACGATCCCGGAACCAGGGACCGCATCAGCCCGTTGCAGCCTCGAAGGGGGCAAAGCAGTACACACTCCTCACATCTACGCCCCCGAGATCACTCAAAACGCCCACGATGTTAACCGCGTTCCCCTCACAGCCCCAGCGCCTTGCGCAGCCTCTCCGGGTCCACCCGCCAGAACGTGTGCTGTTCGCCATCGATCAGCACCACCGGAATCTGCTCCCAGAACTCCTTGTGCAGCTCCTCGTCCTCGGTGATGTCCTTCTCCACCCACGACGCACCGGCCTCCTCGCAGACCGCGCTCACCACCGCCCGCGCGTCCTCGCACAGATGACAGCCGGGCTTCCCCACCAGGGTGACCACCCGCTCGGCGGGCTTCTTCTTCGTACGGCGCAGCAGAGGACTCATGCCTCTCATTCTGCGCCCGCCCACCGCACCGGCGGACCGCCCGGAATCGCCCGATTAACGATTCGGTCCCGCAGAGTTCACGCCACCGCATCCCGGCAGGTCGGGCACGTACCGGCGGACTGGCTATGCTCACCGCATGGCCGCTCTTGGATGGCTCACACCCCGTAGGCGTTCCGCGACTGCACGGAGCGTCCTGGCAGGCGAGGCCGCGGCCGAGGCCGCGCGCAAGACCTCGGCCGAGGACGAATCCGCCCTCCTGACCGGAGCACCCGACCAGGCGCCCGAGGAGCCCGCGTTCCCCGTCGCCGGGGACGACCGCGCCGCCGCCTTCTTCGACCTCGACAACACCGTCATGCAGGGCGCCGCGATCTTCCACTTCGGCCGGGGCCTGTACAAGAGGAAGTTCTTCGAGCGCCGCGAACTCACCCGGTTCGCCTGGCAGCAGGCATGGTTCCGGCTGGCCGGCGTCGAGGACCCCGAGCACATGCAGGACGCCCGCGACAGCGCCCTGTCCATCGTCAAGGGCCACCGCGTCTCCGAGCTGATGTCCATCGGCGAGGAGATCTACGACGAGTACATGGCCGACCGCATCTGGCCCGGCACCCGCGCCCTGGCCCAGGCCCACCTGGACGCCGGCCAGCGCGTCTGGCTGGTCACCGCCGCCCCGGTGGAGACCGCCACCATCATCGCCCGCCGCCTCGGCCTGACCGGGGCGCTCGGCACCGTCGCCGAATCGGTCGACGGCGTCTACACCGGCCGCCTGGTGGGCGAGCCGCTGCACGGCCCCGCCAAGGCCGAAGCCGTCCGCGCCCTGGCGACGGCCGAAGGCCTGGATCTGGAGCGGTGCGCCGCCTACAGCGACTCGCACAACGACATCCCGATGCTCTCGCTGGTCGGCCACCCCTACGCGATCAACCCGGACACCAAGCTCCGCAAGCACGCCCGCGCCCTGGACTGGCGGCTGCGCGACTACCGCACCGGCCGCAAGGCGGCCAAGGTCGGCATCCCCGCCGCGGCCGGGGTCGGCGCCCTGGCGGGCGGCACCGCCGCGGCGCTCGCCCTGCACCGTCGCCGCCGCTGACCGCGCCCCAGACAACGCGCTGTGCCCGTCAACCGGGCGCCAGACGGTAGAGCGACAGATCCCGAAGCAATCCGATCAACAAGTGGTCACGATGTGCTGCTCGATGCGTCACTTAGCGATATAAGAAACGACGTAATCGATGATTTAGACAACTGGGTGTAGTGCCGCCTGCACGAAGCGTTATTCTCCTCAGACGCATCACGGAGACCGCCGCTCGCTACGACGAGTGACGTTTTTCGAACTGCTCGTGATGGAAGCTCTGCCTCTGGGAGTCCCGTGTACCCACACGTCGGGGTTGACGCCTCGGG
This DNA window, taken from Streptomyces griseus subsp. griseus, encodes the following:
- a CDS encoding glutamyl-tRNA reductase, whose product is MSLLVVGLSHRSAPVSVLERASLAADTQAKLLQDTLAAEPATEAAVLATCNRIELYADVDKFHAGVAELSTLLAQHSGVGLDELTPYLYVHYEDRAVHHLFSVACGLDSMVVGEGQILGQIKDALARGQELHTAGRLLNDLFQQALRVGKRAHSETGIDRAGQSLVSFGLQQLAAGADPGLWAQGKRALVIGAGSMSSLAAATLARTGVAEIVVANRTRSRADRLVEILQQGDDTTVRAHAVEMSVVGDELTRADIVVSCTGATGLVLTADALADALGVTLDAPAEPETVTAVPAPADVDQHAAWVENGSAASAPRRVTLPAQSTGPVRLALLDLAMPRDIDGAAHRIDGVRLVDIESLAEASADAPMAADVDRVRTIVSDEVAAFGAAQRAAHVAPTVVALRTMAADVVAGEIARLDGRLPDLDEKQRAEITQTVRRVVDKLLHAPTVRVKQLASEPGGAGYADALRELFDLDPQTVAAVSRADLNDPNRGRS
- a CDS encoding redox-sensing transcriptional repressor Rex, producing MATGRTHRPATRSRGIPEATVARLPLYLRALTALSERSVPTVSSEELATAAGVNSAKLRKDFSYLGSYGTRGVGYDVEYLVYQISRELGLTQDWPVAIVGIGNLGAALANYGGFASRGFRVAALIDADPAMAGTPVAGIAVQHTDDLDRIISDNGVSIGVITTPPGAAQQVCDRLVAAGVTSILNFAPTVLSVPEGVDVRKVDLSIELQILAFHEQRKAGEDASVEGEDPEAPPMRATPASRKGPDGDMPAVMPA
- a CDS encoding glutaredoxin family protein, which codes for MSPLLRRTKKKPAERVVTLVGKPGCHLCEDARAVVSAVCEEAGASWVEKDITEDEELHKEFWEQIPVVLIDGEQHTFWRVDPERLRKALGL
- a CDS encoding HAD family hydrolase; its protein translation is MAALGWLTPRRRSATARSVLAGEAAAEAARKTSAEDESALLTGAPDQAPEEPAFPVAGDDRAAAFFDLDNTVMQGAAIFHFGRGLYKRKFFERRELTRFAWQQAWFRLAGVEDPEHMQDARDSALSIVKGHRVSELMSIGEEIYDEYMADRIWPGTRALAQAHLDAGQRVWLVTAAPVETATIIARRLGLTGALGTVAESVDGVYTGRLVGEPLHGPAKAEAVRALATAEGLDLERCAAYSDSHNDIPMLSLVGHPYAINPDTKLRKHARALDWRLRDYRTGRKAAKVGIPAAAGVGALAGGTAAALALHRRRR